Proteins co-encoded in one Cucurbita pepo subsp. pepo cultivar mu-cu-16 chromosome LG15, ASM280686v2, whole genome shotgun sequence genomic window:
- the LOC111776234 gene encoding protein LIGHT-DEPENDENT SHORT HYPOCOTYLS 3-like has product MDSIIPEFEGLNNTQQFGVSNLQNLGIGSSSSSSNSRYENQKRRDWNTFCQYLKNHRPPLALSRCSGAHVLEFLRYLDQFGKTKVHTPICPFYGHPNPPAPCPCPLRQAWGSLDALIGRLRAAFEENGGMPEANPFGARAVRLYLREVRDLQSKARGISYEKKKRKRPQQQRQQQQLPQPSNGA; this is encoded by the coding sequence ATGGATTCAATAATCCCTGAATTTGAAGGTCTCAACAACACCCAACAATTTGGAGTGtcaaatcttcaaaatttaggTATTgggtcatcttcatcttcatcaaacAGCCGCTATGAGAATCAAAAACGGCGAGATTggaacacattttgtcaataCCTTAAAAATCACCGACCGCCATTAGCTCTTTCAAGGTGTAGTGGAGCTCATGTTCTTGAATTCCTTCGCTATTTGGACCAATTTGGTAAGACCAAAGTGCATACTCCGATCTGCCCTTTCTATGGCCATCCTAACCCACCAGCTCCATGTCCTTGCCCTCTACGCCAAGCTTGGGGTAGCCTTGATGCCCTTATTGGCCGCCTTCGAGCTGCCTTTGAAGAGAATGGTGGGATGCCTGAAGCTAACCCTTTTGGTGCTCGTGCTGTTAGGCTTTATCTTCGTGAGGTTCGTGATTTGCAGTCTAAAGCAAGAGGAATTAGctatgaaaagaagaaacgaaAGCGCCCTCAACAACAacgacaacaacaacagcTCCCTCAACCTTCCAATggagcttaa
- the LOC111811873 gene encoding protein LIGHT-DEPENDENT SHORT HYPOCOTYLS 3-like: protein MDFSNNSINHQQAVATSSTSSRYENQKRRDWKTFGQYLNNHRPPLALSRCSGAHVLEFLRYLDQFGKTKVHTAICPFYGLLNPPAPCPCPLRQAWGSLDALVGRLRAAFEENGGKPEANPFGARAVRLYLREVRDLQSKARGISYEKKRKRPQAPHGAPRSS from the exons ATGGACTTCTCAAACAACAGCATCAACCACCAACAAGCTGTAGCAACCTCCTCTACCAGCAGTAGATATGAGAATCAAAAGCGTCGCGATTGGAAAACTTTCGGTCAATATCTCAACAATCATCGCCCTCCGCTCGCTCTCTCGAGATGCAGCGGTGCGCATGTTCTTGAATTCCTCAG GTATTTGGATCAATTTGGAAAGACGAAAGTGCACACAGCTATTTGCCCTTTCTATGGACTTCTGAACCCTCCCGCGCCATGCCCGTGCCCTCTACGACAAGCGTGGGGTAGTCTCGACGCGTTGGTTGGCCGCCTTCGAGCCGCTTTCGAAGAGAATGGTGGGAAGCCTGAAGCCAATCCATTTGGGGCTAGAGCTGTGAGGCTCTATCTTCGTGAAGTTCGTGATTTGCAGTCAAAAGCTAGAGGGATTAGCtatgagaagaaaagaaagcgcCCACAAGCACCTCATGGTGCACCAAGATCATCATAA
- the LOC111811871 gene encoding probable arabinose 5-phosphate isomerase, with translation MGSLPQSSDIPLSMSPPPPPPEKSPNPNQSPIDESALLNLFKSQQNHLNFFFHNLDLPQTLKFAVTLLNATGTIFFSGVGKSGFVANKISQTLVSLGIRSAFLSPLDALHGDIGILNSGDVLVLFSKSGNTEELLRLVPCARAKGAYLIAVTSVEGNVLAGVCDMNVHLPLERELCPFDLAPVTSTAIQMVFGDTVAIALMGARNLTKEEYATNHPAGRIGKSLIFKVKDVMKKQNELPVCKKEDLIMDQLVELTSKGCGCLLVIDDEYHLIGTFTDGDLRRTLKASGEAIFKLTVGQMCNRNPRTIDPEAMAVDAMKKMEAPPSPVQFLPVINQQAMLIGIITLHGLVSAGL, from the exons ATGGGGTCTCTCCCTCAATCTTCCGACATTCCCCTTTCCAtgtcgccgccgccgccgccgcctgaAAAATCCCCAAATCCAAATCAGAGCCCTATCGACGAATCTGCGCTTCTCAATCTCTTCAAATCCCAACAAAATCACctgaatttcttcttccacaATCTCGATCTCCCCCAAACTCTCAAATTCGCTGTCACCCTTCTCAACGCCACCGGAACCATCTTCTTCTCCGGCGTCGGAAAATCTGGCTTCGTCGCCAACAAGATCTCACAAACCCTAGTTTCTCTTGGCATTCGCTCCGCTTTTCTTTCCCCACTCGATGCGCTTCATGGAGATATCGGCATTTTGAATTCCGGCGATGTTCTTGTTCTCTTTAGCAAATCCGGCAATACTGAAGAGCTTCTTCGTCTTGTTCCTTGTGCTAGGGCTAAGGGTGCGTATCTCATTGCTGTGACCTCTGTTGAAGGTAATGTGCTTGCTGGGGTTTGTGATATGAATGTGCATTTGCCTCTTGAGCGTGAATTGTGCCCTTTTGATCTTGCCCCTGTTACCTCCACTGCGATTCAAATGGTTTTTGGAGATACTGTGGCTATTGCGCTTATGGGTGCGCGGAATTTGACTAAGGAGGAGTATGCCACTAATCATCCTGCTGGGAGGATCGGCAAGAGCCTCATTTTCAAG GTAAAAGATGTGATGAAGAAGCAGAATGAGCTTCCTGTCTGCAAAAAAGAAGATCTAATAATGGATCAATTAGTGGAGCTTACGAGCAAAGGATGCGGCTGCCTGCTTGTCATAGATGATGAATATCACCTCATTGGGACATTCACAGATGGTGATTTGCGGCGCACTCTCAAAGCTAGTGGTGAAGCCATCTTCAAGCTCACGGTAGGCCAAATGTGCAACAG GAACCCGAGAACGATCGATCCCGAGGCGATGGCAGTCGACGCAATGAAAAAGATGGAAGCACCGCCATCTCCTGTACAATTTCTGCCTGTTATCAATCAGCAAGCTATGTTGATTGGCATTATCACATTACATGGCCTAGTTTCTGCAGGACTGTGA
- the LOC111811872 gene encoding protein CUP-SHAPED COTYLEDON 2-like, protein MGLKDIGASLPPGFRFYPSDEELVCHYLYKKIMNEQVLKGTLVEIDLHTCEPWQLPEVAKLNSNEWYFFSFRDRKYATGYRTNRATTCGYWKATGKDRTVVDSSTGEIVGMKKTLVFYRNRAPNGIKTGWIMHEFRLEAPHRLPKEDWVLCRVFQKGKQEDYNNKLNQHFTFGNFEHVPSVLVRAPSPPPSDPSKTVMPSSYNVDIDIASLSSSIAPEQISHSHTGSCSFLHLLQQLPQEKQDNNPKTDQLFCPKNNESDYGVMWEMDLEEHTFRDGVVSNLDQMEFDVDSSQVFL, encoded by the exons ATGGGGCTTAAAGATATTGGAGCCTCCCTTCCTCCTGGGTTTAGATTCTACCCAAGTGATGAAGAATTGGTTTGTCATTATCTTTAcaaaaagattatgaatgaaCAAGTTCTTAAGGGCACTCTTGTGGAGATTGATTTGCATACTTGTGAGCCATGGCAGCTTCCTG AGGTGGCGAAGCTGAATAGCAACGAGTGGTACTTCTTCAGCTTTCGAGATCGAAAATACGCGACGGGATATCGAACCAATCGTGCGACGACATGTGGATATTGGAAAGCGACTGGGAAAGATCGAACGGTGGTGGATTCGTCAACGGGGGAGATCGTAGGGATGAAAAAGACTTTGGTGTTTTATAGAAACCGAGCTCCAAATGGGATTAAAACGGGATGGATTATGCATGAATTTCGTCTAGAGGCCCCTCATAGGCTCCCAAAG GAGGATTGGGTTTTGTGTAGAGTGTTTCAAAAGGGGAAGCAAGAAGACTACAACAACAAACTCAACCAGCATTTCACGTTCGGAAACTTCGAGCACGTTCCTTCTGTACTCGTCCGAGCTCCATCTCCCCCTCCGAGTGATCCGAGCAAGACTGTGATGCCTTCTAGCTACAATGTCGATATCGATATCGCTTCGTTATCGTCTTCGATAGCTCCCGAACAGATCAGCCATAGCCACACAGGCAGCTGTTCTTTTCTCCATCTCCTTCAGCAGCTTCCTCAAGAGAAACAAGACAATAATCCCAAAACTGATCAACTTTTCTGCCcaaaaaataatgaatcaGATTATGGGGTTATGTGGGAAATGGATTTGGAAGAACATACCTTTCGAGACGGTGTCGTATCGAACTTGGATCAGATGGAATTCGACGTCGATAGCAGCCAGGTTTTCCTCTGA